gtcctcgctgcagctggccctggttcaaatcccgcattggacggccctttgctgcgtgttattccccctctctctgccccctgcttcctgtctctctccactgtcctatacaataaaggcataaaaagccccaaaatatatttaaaaaaaaaaaaagcttcacaaaatgttttcttttcaccTGCTTCAAAAAGTAGAAACTTTTCTAAGCAGATGATCCATCATATTTGACAGGTCTATTTTACAGTAGCTCACAATAGATTTTCAGACAATGCCTTGGTTGCGTGAGAGAAACAATCCAAAGCATCTCTCTGTCTTGGCTTTCTAAAGGCACACCTTATTCATCAACTCCATTAAGAGCCTTAAGGCGGAAGTTTTCGTCATTGTTCCACAGTTTTAAGGCTTAACGACCACAGTCACTACAATGCTAGACAAGAGTGATGGTTTATTTTTAGAGATACCATCGAAAAAAGATATGCCTCtcaaaaaggaggaaatgtGTAGACTAGTAAATCCACTGATCTGGTCATAACTGCGTGCACAATCTTCAGCTTGCCATTGTTTTCCATCACAACAGAACATGTTTAGGCTGTGCACCACAACAGAGAAATGAACTTTATTGGACAGACTATCTTTAAAAGTAGTCAGGGACACAGTCTTTTTTTATCTAAATCGTAACTtcaaattgttttttgtttgaatgGTGGTTGTACAGTAAACAATGCATTAATATTAGATGTAAACTGTAAGATACAtaaacttaaaatgaaaaaaactcaaTATGGTTTGGCCTGAAAACATCAAGGATGACATGAAATGACACTAAGCTGCGATGTAAAATATTCCTGATAATGTCACTATGCTATAACGACCGCCATTTGTTCAGGGTTTATTTTCAGCAGGCTGGAGCAGTCTCATTATTGACATTTGCACTTGCTGTGTCCTTTGCATTCCTGAGTGCACTCACTTGCACTGTTATGTAACATCAGATTTCGTGCAAGACTGAAGTGAAATCTGGTCAGGTTTACTTCAACAGCTCTCTATATTTAGAGTCAATGCAAACCAAATTCAATGTCTGATCCCCTCCTGTATATACCATACGTCACAGATAGCCTTGGAGTTCACAGTTAAAAGTCTATTTCACATGACACACTGTGAATCTGCGGGGAGAACCCATGATGAGAGAGTCatgtccacatttcacaactGAGAAAAACTCTTTTTACAGAGACACAACCACACCCAACAACCATACAAACTAATCCTTTTTCCTTTGAAATTTTCATGATAAATATAGAGTTTCAAAGTTAACTAATTATTGACACATATTTTGGCCTGACATATCAGTTTCTAACAACTGGAGGtcggctgcacagtggtgtggtggttagcacagtTACATTGAAGCAAGAGGGTTTCTGATTCATAactcagctggggcctttctgtgtgggtttacgtgggttctctccaggtactctggttCCTcacaccatccaaaaacatgaatgTCAGGTTACTAAGTGACTTTAATTTGTCCGTAGGTAGGACCTTGAATTAAATTAAGTGGGCATaaacaatggatggatggacaactGGATGTGGTTCCTCGAGTgaagacagagccttcagttattaggtTGCTGTCCAGTGGAagcagcttccagtttgggttcatgaagcagacaccctctcaaCTTTTTAGTTTAGGCTTCAATCTTTGCTTTTTGAGAACATTTAGTTAGCGCTGGCTTAGGTGACCATGAACCATCCATTAGTTATACTATGGACCTGCTATAGTACATCCCAACACGCACTtctctactttattttttttttgtagtttttgtaTATTTATGCCACTATTGTGTCATGACAATCCTTTTGTtagtttgtgctttttaagtCACTGTTGCTTTCTACTGGTAAATCTGGTTCTATGTGTCTGGTATGTGGACAAGGGCCCAACAAACATGCCcagtttttattgtttgttgttTCTTCCTTAACTTCgttcttctttcttttgctGTCCCCTCTCTCTagtcgaggcagatggctgcTCTTTCTGACTCTGACAGAATCccactttcttttttcctcctgtACACTCTCACCAAGTGTTTGCCAAAGAGAAATAAttgaatttagttttatttatgatGTTCTCAAAAGACTTTTGCTATGGATAGGTGCTGCATACATACAACTGTATTGAACTGCTGTTGCTCTTTTAATTACAGTTACAGGAAGAACATATTCACGTCTTTGTGAAGACTTCTGTGAAGGAATTGAGGAAGTGGACTTGCTGAATGCCTGGCatgctttcttttttgtgtgtgaataTCTTTGCACGAGGTGAGCAGTTACTACTGCTAACACAGATAAGGCATTCAGTAAATTATTCACAATGGCTTTAATCAGTAAAGTAATATAAAGACAGCCATAAATTGATATTTTCCGGTTGTTTTGTCCTGTGCACGAGAGTTAAGGTTCAGTTCCTTTTTATTATTTCCCTGACAGCCTTTTACCTGCATGATAAAGAAACTTCTAGAAAGTTCACACAGCGATAGAAATGAAGTCAAGCCATGATGCCTTCTCACCCACTCTGTTATCAGAGGAGTCATGGAGTACAGTTTATCTGACCTTCCACACACTGTGTACTGTGACAGCTCCTGAAAACACTTCATTCAATGTAAAATTAAATAATGCATGCGTGATCATACTTTCCTGTTTTAATGGTTATAGTAGTGTGCAAGATGTGTTTGATGGAAGACCTCTTTATCAGCAGGTCTACAATCATGAGGGAAGGGTTTTGTGATGGTTGGCCCACAGGGAGGAAAAGGCAATGACTGAGGTCATCCAAAAGTGGCTGTAATCAGTTCATCAGCCTTCGGTGTCACGCACGCACATACAGAATGTGCTGTGAAAAAGACAGTGCTGTCCTTTGaagaacacaaaaacacacagcaaAATATGCTTGTACTTTAAAATCTATATGTAAAAGATTAAAGCAGGCGTTCAACTTCAGATTTGGATCCAGTTTACTTACTAAAACAGATTGACGTGGAAATTAAGAGGGGAAGTCTGATAAGGAAAATTCTACACTAAATGCTGGCAAATTACCGACAACCTCTGTAGAGGAAGGAGTGACCTTTATTGATGATATGTTGTTACGCATCCTTGTTCCTTGTCTGGTTTCAGGGAGATGACGATAAGCTCTGAGTCAAGTTTTAGGCAGTGAAGGTAATTTTTAACAGACTTTAACATTATGTATGTTCTAATTACCAGTAAAAGCTTATATGATTTTTCTTAAGATTATTTAGGAGGGGTTCATTCACCAAGGGTCAGTTTCGAGTGACCAATTGACCTTACCTGCATGTATTTGGGTGGGTAAGAATTTGGCTTCAAAGTATCACAGCCACCAACTAACAACTTCCACTGGTCATCAAAATGAGCTTATTCCCCAGAATGGAGAACTAAGGATTTTAGGGAGATGACGATAAACTCTGAGTCAAGTTTTAGGCAGTGAAGGTTGAACCAAGCAACccatgtggaaaaaaataatgaagGCATGATCACACCTTCCTGTGATAACATTTTCCAAGTAAACCTCTCCCATGCCtccaaaataacaacaaaggcCAAACACAGTAATTTTCAGCAGACTTTAACAGTACATTCTAATTACCAGATATGGTTTTCTTAAGATTATTTTAGGAGGGATTCATTCTCTTagtttagagtcaccaattgaCAGAACAAACTTTTGACGTCTGAATAAATTGGAAAACCACTGTctgatatgagcaaaaatgattTCTGAGTCATAGCTTTAAAACATTGGAATTTGGCTTTGAAGCATCACAGCCAACAACTAACAAACCTCACTGGTCATCAAAATTAGCTTTTTCCCCACAATGAAGAAGTAAGGTTTTTAGAATATGAATTAAATTTGCctttgatggactggtgacctgtccagggtgtaacccgcctctcgcccaatgaccgctgggataggctccagcccccccatgaCTCGACAGTTTGATTAAATTTGCATTAgtgggtttttttgtgtgtttcaaTTGCCATTTatacattttaatgtatttcACAAATTGTCAAATATAACCAAATACATATGTAGACGCATGGCCTCCGCACATCAAAGAGTGTCTGAAACAGATAAACAGTCACATGGCAGCTTTTCTGGAAGCTCCAAGGACCTACAGTTATCTGAACCCTAAAGGCAGATTGTGAGGTCAAGGACAACGAAGACATGAGACTGGACTAAACAGCCATTTCTAATCAACCAGTTATTCACACCACATCTCACAGCAGTTTGGTATTATGACAGCAGCATCAGATTGTTTAACAAGATTTTACTTGGTTGCACATTTTACTTGAGCTAGACATTTCTTCTCCCTGCCTCTCCGTGCAGCACACAATCCGACATGCTTCCAGCAGAACAACACCCCcgtttctttttattctttgaaGCCTTGAGAACACAGGGGATGAAATGATCTCATGTTACATTTCAAAGAAAGCTACCAATAAGGGACGTATTGTTTGCAAAACGCAGGTGCAGAAATGATCGTTCCCCAAAAGCTCAGCGGAATGTTTAAAACTATGAAACCAGCCTCATATTGTGCCAGCCACAGAGACACACGATGACATGGATATTGACAGAAATTTAATACAAGAACAGCAGCTAAGAGCTTTCCCCCTCAGCTTTACCGGCTGTGTTCAGGTAATACCCTGAAGGTAGGCCTATATGCCATGATTAAAGCTTAGATTATTTCAAAGTGCAAGACCGCTCAAATCCAACTGTCTAACCAATGCCATAGCAAAAATGGTAACAGCAGTAAAAGTTTTTCACTTGATGACTTAATGCACAGCATTCCTTTTCTAGTCATACATAGCGTCCGTGTGTCCCTATAAAATTGCTACATGCTGAACACTATAATCATCATTTAGTCCACCAAAGAAAGTACTTCAAGCTCATAGTCTTTTTGAGAAGTCAAAGGGAGGGAATGCCACACAAAACAAATCACAGCACAAGCTGGCATCCATCTGCAAAAACAGCCTCACTACAGGCACAGATGACAACCGTTGGGGGAAATACACATGTCACTGCTTTCCGGGAGTCACAAAAGTTCATTTTTTTCAAGTTTCAaacaagaaacacaaaacattaaCTACGGAGGTTAAAAAGATTTCTGCTGTaacctgtttttgttttccccGGTTCTCCAGTGTTTTCAGCACCTTTTTGTGCACATAAAAAAATCTATTCATTTTGCACATATTCTCTCCCTCAGAAGTCCTGGTTTGCCTGAgccttttcttccacttcacgGTTTACAGTACTGCTTGGAGATGCCCTCGAACTGTGTGCCTCATTTCGGAGACATCTGTCAGTGAACTTACAGATACACCTGCAATATGTACTTATTTGAACATTGTGTCCGATTAGATGGAGTAAATATGTCTCCAGTTTAACAGGTCAAGATTTTCACTTATTGAAGAGCTATTCACTACATTTGACCACTTCTGTCTCACTTGCTATATGAGAAATGTTATGGGGTTACTGGACGTGTATTCACGTAAACCTCCTTTTAAGGCCCCCTAAAAACGAAATTATGAACCTTGAAGTGAAAATAATTGGCTCGTTAATGTAGTGATGATGATATTTCAGCAGAGACAAACACATGTGCATTGGGTTTGAGTACCTGGTGCAGAATTACTAGTTTCCTTCGGAATGAATTTCAGAAAATGAGAACAGACTTGATTTAGCCTGGTAACAGGTCCAACTGTTTATGTTACCGTGACACAAATGTCCTTCCAAGCACATATGTTTGTTACCAAATGGTTTCTAAAGCGTAATTCAGCATGTTGCCAAGCTGATAAGCCCGGCCATTCAATGCGAGAACTATTTGAATCTTCTAACAAGCATCCAGTGTGGCCTCGCTGTTTCATCGTTCCTTGCTTTTGTCTGAACCATGAGAGTTTGGCAGCCATGCAGGAATGAGTAGCCGTGGAAATGCAGCCTGTGAGGTCAGATCCCACACGAGGCAACCAAATGCCTCTCTCTCCAATGACTCACAGATGACTTTCCCACAAAAGAACAAAGCACTGGCGACATCATTTCTTATAAGAGCTAGAAATGTTTCTCACTTCCTTATTTCTTCCATTTCAATGAGGCGCTGAGCCACAAGGAACGGAACAGTGATGCAAATGAGTTAAAGCTTAGTTAAACACATAAACTGATGAAAAGACTGCAACCTGGATTGAGGAACTGAGCAAAATGCAGCCTGCTGAAACACCAAAACTGAAAATATTAATGTGCTCTGGTAAAgattttttaagttgaaaaatTATTCAGCTAACCtatatatatacagtgtatCGCTGGCCTCTCTAATACATTTTTCACTATACCATGCAACGTTTACCTTAAGAGCATATGACAACTTACACCACTGACTTTTCCACTTGACACTGATACACATGGGTTTatttttatgtgtatgtgtttgtaagGGAGGGGGATAAGTCACAAGCTCTGTTTCTAAAAATAGAAATGGAGTCAATTAGTTGAAAGATACTATGTTAAATTTGGCGTAGCTCTATCCTCAGCCCATCACTTCAGTAGAATCTACTTTACTGCATGACTGAGGGTAAACGAGTGACCCAAATCCACTTTGTTGTGatcgtagtttttttttttttttttggtctacaGTAAATGGAAAGTTTCGCCATTTTAAGCACTACTTGGTATGGAACAAAGCTGTCTATACATGACAACCTGTTGATCTGCTGCCTAATTTTTTCTTTACAGGATAGCTTTAATTTACAACCAAATAAACAGGTCAGTTGTGAGTCTAAAATATGTAAAACTATGTCATATGCTGAGATGATTTTAATGCAATCTGCAATATTAGACATTCCCTACTTCATTGAAATGTGTGCGCCATGTGAGATTTATTTGAATTTGCAAGTTATTTAGATCATCCCTATAGATACGACTGTCCACTTAGTAAATCCTAATGTTCTCCAACTTCACTGTATCAGACATATCAGACAAAATTGCCCAAGTTATCGCTCAGACACAAAACTGCAGAACGTtttgtttattcattatttttttaatgccatTTTGCTTTTCTTCCTATAACGTCCTCCTTCTTGTCTCGCCTCACCAAACTCTCCTTTTATTTTAGTAGCTTATTTCAACCTTATATGTCTTCACTTGTATTTTGATGAGAAAGATTTTGAATCTTAAGCGCCACACGCTCCCAAAGTTAAGCTGCGCAACatatttttcagtatttttttcGAGATGCATATTCTTAACTCTGCTGCTGAAGGATCTTTTAATTATCTGTCATTaagatattgaaaaaaaaaaatacgagTTTCGAAATAATTCTTAGATATTTTCActtcactttttattttctcacGACCACATACGTGGTATGGAGCACAAACACATATCAAACAACATTAACAAGCAAACGCAGCAAGCAGCGGGGCTGTAGGCTACATACTCATGTCATACGTTTATGTAAATGATGAGCTGTtgaaaaatgatcatttttgtgcatatatttttttatgtttctgtgaGTCTGTCACAGCAGCTCTTGCTTGCAGTCTGCTGAAGAAGTGGAAGTATTTACACAAAGCAGTGGCAACATCATTTCTTAATAAGAGCTAGAAATGTTTCTCACTTCCAGTTTCAGAACAGTTCCGTGTTATATGAGGCAACGGTGGCATTTACAACACCTGACACGTTGGGAAACTGTCAGTGATCTCTCTGTGCAAGgctacatgacaaaaaactgtaaaactgtTATTTTTAGGCTTGATCATTTTAAGTACATGATAAATTATGACAAAGCAATCAACCGATGTATATTTTAGTCCTATCTTCATGCTTGACGGTACGACTGGTTTCATGTCAGTCACCCAAAATTGCCTGTGGCAGGTGTTATAGTTGGAGGCTTGTGGGGATCTCCAGGAATGGTTATGTGTATCCTCACCATCGTGACCTTTAGTTTATGAATCTGCGTCTGATAGGTGGAACTTGTGTCATCTCCACctgaatttaaagagaatagGTCAGTAGGTCCACTTATAGTGTAAGATTTCACTGGGTCTTTGGGAAAAAGACGTATGGCCTAGTTTTGGGCCATCTCATTCAAACAACTGATCTGATGCATGATACACACACCTCATGAGTTAACTTCACAGCCCATTGTATTGCCACCTTAAGAGAGTGTACAGAGAGGCGCAATTCTTGTTAATTCATTCTATATGACTTTGTTTGCTCTGGTGTCAAAactaaaaaggaaaataattgtTTGACCATATCCCGCTTTCATCACAAGCACACTAGTCAGAGACAAAGATTCAACCATTTCATGTGCTGAGCCAGACTAATTTTCATGATCCATTTTGCGCCCTTATGAAAGGATTCAGTTCTACTCAATGCATGTGACTGAAAATCACCTTTTCAACCTTCAGTGAAATAGTAAAATATTGTGTTGTTAGAACTAGTTCTCCAAGTGACTACACTTGGCTCAGTTTAATCAGCGACCCTCTTTGGAAATTGTGCCAGTACAATCTCAAGATGCTTGCATTATCTTTCTTTAAACCTTTTCTTATGAGCTTTTGCTGTAACAGcgttacacacacaaaaaaaataaatcgtaAGTCAATAGTTTTGTAGGAATGCAAGCACACGTTCCTTGTTGCAGCTCTTTGATCACGTCCAGTATCTTTCAAGTGTATAAAGCAGAGACACggattgctttctttctcatATTTTATTTGAAGCTTATAGAACATCTGAACATAGAATATTTTAAATAATACAAATACTATTACTTATCGAAGACTATTAATACATTCTACGACAGTGACAGAGGAATGAGTATATGTTCGCCTTGAGCCAGCAGTGGTGAGTAGTGTTATGCGCAGGCCGAGATAGGGTGGCTGAGGCCGCTAAAGTAAGACTTCTCCCGGTCGCTCATAACCTCGAAGTGCAGCGGCTGCTGGCAGAACGTGCACTCCGCTGATGAGTGGGGCTTCAGCTCCAGACCCACCTCCTTCCATGTGTGCACCAGCCTCTCTAAAGATGGAGGGGAAATAGTAGAAGTCAGTTCAATTTAAGAGAGAAAGCTACTGTCAGTTACAGTTTACAGGAGTTAAGGAGCTTTAACTGCAACATGAGATTATGGTTACTTAATTATCTTACCAACAAAGTATTTCATCATCTCAGGGGTGTGGTGAGGGGTTGGAGCAATGCGCAGAAGCTCCTCCCCTCTAGCAACAGTGGGATAGTTGATCGCCTGCACGTAGATGCTGTGGCGATTCATCATGATGTCAGAAACCTCTGTGTTTTTCTCAGCGTCCGACACCTAAAACAATCGAGACACGTATGATTATTAGGGTGGACCCGTAAAAGGTTGTCTTTTGTACGGCTGAGTTATAATCCGGATGTGTGGCCTATCAGTGTTTCAAATTTGATGAGATCAGGCCATGAATTAAATCAAAGATTACCCGGACAGGGATGATGTGGCTGGGGCAGTGCACGACAGGCAGCCCCGAGTCCATCAGCATCTGCCTGAGCAGCTTGACGTTGCGCTGGTGTTTACGTCTCAGTGTGCGGCCTTCTTCCCCTTTAAGAATCTGGATAGACTGCGTGGCTCCAGACAACAGCATTGGTGGCAGAGAGGTGGTGAAGATGAAACCGGCAGCGTAGGAGCGCACTGTATCCACCAAAGCAGAGGTACTGGCGATGTAGccgcccacacagccaaaaGCCTTCCCTGGAAAAGAAAACGACATGAGTGGCCATTTAGAGACTCTTATTCAGACAGGGACAAtctttaagaaataaaaaaaactacacaAAACTCTCACACCACACTCAACTAAAAGTGTTTCTGAATAGGCTGCTGGACAAGAACTGTAGAGCTGTTGGGCAGGAAATAATCATTCCCTCAGCTTGACAGTGACAAGGTAATTCAATAAGAGCGCAGTGAGAGCCCACAGTTTCCTAGCAACAACAGAGCTGCTCCAGCTTCTTTCAACCCCCTGGGATATTGGGTGACACAGCTGAAGCTTAATCCTCAGTGTAAGACAAACACAAAGAGCTTGTGGATTCACACTAACTAGGAATAATTCTTTTGATGCCTTAagttaatgaataaataacaaaataaatgaataaaactatACCATAAAAGTATACTGACACTTTAGTGTTATAGTATAATGGTCAGCACTATGTGATCATCATTATCACCGGCTTCATAAATGTGCTTTAGTAGAGACTGCATGCTGACCTAGAGTCCCTGAAACGATATCCATTTTGTGCATGACGCCATCCCTGTCTCCGATGCCCCCTCCTCTAGAGCCATACAGGCCCACAGCATGAACCTCGTCCACAAAGGTGATGGCACCAAACTCGTGGGCCAAGTCGCACATCTCCTCCAATGGACACACAGCACCTGTGTTAAGAAAGAGATACGCAGGTCATATTAAAGGCAGCTCTTAAACTAAGTTTTTCTGGTCAGATGGTAACAGGCGCTGGAATACATGCAGCAAGATGGAAGTAAGTAAAAAGTACTACTACAACTGACCATCCATGGAGTGCACGGTCTCAAAGGCCACGATCTTGGGTTTGGTGGGGTCTGCCTTCTGCAGCAGCTCTCGGAGATGAGCTACGTCATTGTGGCGGAAAATAAACTTCTTCGCACCGCTGTTCTTTATGCCCATGATCATCGAGGCATGGTTGCCGGCATCAGAGTAGATCTCGCAGCCTGATATTTTTAAGCAGAGATGACAGGTAAGAATGAGCCAAGTTTGAGACAAAGTTAAACTGCTTGTAAACGTATGGAACTTGGTTTGCTTACCGGGTAGCATCTTGGCGAGGGTGAAAAGGGTGGAGTCGTTGGCGACGAAGCAGGAGGTGAAGAGCAACGCTGCATCCTTCTTGTGGAGGTCAGCAAGCTCTTGTTCCAGTTCAACATGAAATTTACTGGTCCCAGAGATATTCCTGGTTCCCCCTGCTCCCGAACCATGCTTTTGTAAAGTATTCCTACGATCAGAAAACACACAATAAAAAGTTACTCTAAGTTTGTCTGGTTTTCCTTGAGAAACCTTAAGAAAGCCTAAAAATAACAGGAaattagaagaagaaaaaaactaacaTGACAGTTGCATAATAGGGTGTGAAAACTTTGTTTAAGGAATTTCAGCTGAAAAGCAAACCGATCCGGGCAGGCTCAAACAAGTATA
The Odontesthes bonariensis isolate fOdoBon6 chromosome 3, fOdoBon6.hap1, whole genome shotgun sequence DNA segment above includes these coding regions:
- the alas1 gene encoding 5-aminolevulinate synthase, non-specific, mitochondrial, encoding MDVIVRRCPFLACVPQAFFQQSKKSLVTYAQRCPIMMELAAKPMAPPMARALCSSSSHQRTDNTTATEGKQSQQPAGHPMPPPGQAVASKCPFLAAEMNQKNSGVVRQVTTEFQEDVQEVRTVQKEVSSAQLKQPSLASNTKGGDQTNLIKTLLKQRPKRVTHLLQDNLPGRMSRFQYDEFFEKKIEEKKSDHTYRVFKTVNRRATEFPMADDFSGSLEEKREVSVWCSNDYLGMSRHPRVVQSIMNTLQKHGSGAGGTRNISGTSKFHVELEQELADLHKKDAALLFTSCFVANDSTLFTLAKMLPGCEIYSDAGNHASMIMGIKNSGAKKFIFRHNDVAHLRELLQKADPTKPKIVAFETVHSMDGAVCPLEEMCDLAHEFGAITFVDEVHAVGLYGSRGGGIGDRDGVMHKMDIVSGTLGKAFGCVGGYIASTSALVDTVRSYAAGFIFTTSLPPMLLSGATQSIQILKGEEGRTLRRKHQRNVKLLRQMLMDSGLPVVHCPSHIIPVRVSDAEKNTEVSDIMMNRHSIYVQAINYPTVARGEELLRIAPTPHHTPEMMKYFVERLVHTWKEVGLELKPHSSAECTFCQQPLHFEVMSDREKSYFSGLSHPISACA